One Besnoitia besnoiti strain Bb-Ger1 chromosome VIII, whole genome shotgun sequence DNA segment encodes these proteins:
- a CDS encoding actin like protein ALP2a (encoded by transcript BESB_084070), whose protein sequence is MEVPIPAFVVDVGSLATRVGYAGDDCPWQFHPSFVGISASSKELRFPLSFSEKRRHLAVEPCLYPTFPSASSLSPSPSSSPASLLPSYSLHEDAFECILRSSISCCLSPSPAACAPAGDFCAPDDFGAAGESLRDFPVLLSEPNLHCRALREKMVELAFEKLDVPALYLAPRAMLACFAVGRSGGLVVDVGASSLSIAPVVEGFCLHREAGEWPVAGDFLDRVFSCALTRHNLPLLPLFATHKKYGAGAGGGGGGASASAPLLGSTRPHAASSAAVGADAGAKARAQARRRELLDWEGVEESFLYQSQAAALRHMRETFCSLFLGEAPTAAEPKPAAATGGPGLAPEKAPQKCPLRPLALPAPAREKAFAPSRWLAMLPAPGGNVRSLHGASVALLGSQNALELPDGTRLQGDELSNTIPEVLFHPQAILQPLAEEEAWVCEPAVEAFRGITEEIHAVASRVEAEARKDVFNGIVLAGGCSGIPGLYERLSRELTRDASITMGLKWRLLALPSLFERRISSWIGGSILASMSAFQSLWCSREEYDEHGASIVERKCY, encoded by the exons ATGGAGGTGCCCATTCCGGCCTTCGTAGTCGACGTCGGCTCGCTCGCGACGCGCGTGGGctacgcgggcgacgactgCCCATGGCAGTTTCATCCGTCCTTCGTCGgcatctccgcctcctcgaagGAGCTGCGCTTTCCGCTGTCGTTCAGCGAGAAGCGTCGCCACCTCGCCGTCGAGCCGTGCCTCTATCCCACCTTcccgtctgcctcctcgctctccccttctccctcgtcatctccggcgtcgctgctgccttccTACTCGCTCCACGAGGACGCATTCGAGTGCATTCTGCGTTCCTCCATATCGTgctgtctctcgccctcgcctgcggcctgcgcaccGGCGGGCGACTTCTGCGCGCCTGACGActtcggcgctgcgggcgagaGTCTGCGGGACTTCCCGGTGCTGCTCTCTGAGCCGAATCTGCACTGTCGTGCACTCCGAGAGAAGATGGTAGAGTTGGCCTTCGAGAAGCTCGACGTGCCCGCGCTTTacctcgcgccgcgggcgatgCTGGCGTGTTTCGCGgtcgggcgcagcggcggactcgtcgtcgacgtcggcgcgtcctcgctctccatCGCGCCCGTTGTTGAGGGCTTCTGCCTGCaccgcgaggcaggcgagtgGCCTGTTGCGGGCGACTTCCTCGATcgcgtcttcagctgcgcgctGACGCGCCACAacctgcctctgcttccgctcTTCGCGACGCACAAGAAGTACGGGGCTGGcgccggggggggagggggaggcgcctccgcctccgcgccactGCTGGGCTCCACCCGCCCCcacgccgcctccagcgcggcggtcggcgccgacgccggcgccaaagcgcgggcgcaggcgcgccggcgcgagctgctAGACTGGGAAGGCGTGGAAGAAAGCTTCCTTTACCAGAGTCAagcggccgcgctgcgccacaTGCGCGAGACCTTCTGCAGTCTTTTcctcggcgaggcgccgaccgcggcggagcccaagcccgcggctgcgacgggGGGCCCGGGTCTCGCGCCCGAAAAAGCCCCACAGAAGTGTCCCCTGCGGCCCCTCGccctgccggcgcccgcgcgtgaGAAGGCCTTCGCCCCGTCGCGCTGGCTCGCGATGCTGCCCGCGCCCGGGGGCAACGTGCGCAGCCTCcacggcgcctccgtcgcgctgcTTGGCTCTCAAAACGCCCTCGAACTGCCCGATGGGACGCGCCTGCAAGGCGACGAGCTCAGCAACACG ATCCCAGAAGTTCTTTTTCATCCGCAGGCGAtcctgcagccgctcgctgaggaggaagcgTGGGTTTGCGAGCCTGCAGTGGAGGCCTTCCGCGGCATCACCGAGGAGATTCACGCGGTCGCCAGCCGcgtggaggccgaggcgcggaaggacgTTTTCAACGGCATTgttctcgccggcggctgctcgGGCATTCCAG GGCTCTACGAGCGGCTCAGTCGCGAGCTgacgcgcgacgcgtcgATTACGATGGGACTTAAGTGGAgactcctcgcgctgccttcgctttTTGAGCGCCGCATCTCCTCGTGGATCGGCGGTAGCATCCTCGCCTCGATGAGCGCCTTCCAGTCTCTCTGGTGCAGCCGCGAAGAATACGATGAGCATGGCGCCTCCATCGTGGAACGAAAATGCTACTAA
- a CDS encoding putative myosin heavy chain (encoded by transcript BESB_084080), with translation MAPALPHPPSANVVLSFTAAPAELLSSSQAKGENLQIELQSIERELKDWWTTRKILRDRNIGMFNLFRHHNFVGFSINNAQISDGERVMWTELVNGKPDLEDSLSIDAREMKVDMYTRIFRQAADLENPCRIPGTAYLRCLRDTISETQNVRTSTCLNAFSSFDACRKGLMQQQAAALENSLIRQNLQDIRAKALFERRSVLLDLLEGK, from the exons ATGGCTCCCGCGCTTCCGCACCCGCCGTCCGCGAACGTCGTGCTCTCCTTcacggccgcgcccgcggagttGCTCAGCAGCTCCCAAGCCAAGGGCGAGAACTTGCAGATTGAGCTGCAGAGTATCGAACGCGAGTTGAAGGACTGGTGGACGACCAGAAAGATCCTCAGAGAT cgcaACATCGGCATGTTCAACCTCTTCCGCCACCACAACTTTGTCGGGTTCTCGATCAACAACGCGCAGATTtccgacggcgagcgcgtcaTGTGGACTGAGCTCGTCAACGGCAAG CCGGACTTGGAGGACTCGCTGAGCATCGACGCCCGCGAAATGAAG GTGGACATGTACACGCGCATCTTCAGGCAGGCTGCAGACCTCGAGAACCCGTGCCGCATTCCTG GCACCGCGTAcctgcgctgcctgcgcgacACGAtcagcgagacgcagaac GTTCGCACGTCGACCTGCCTGAACGCGTTCAGCAGCTTCGACGCCTGCCGCAAGGGTCtgatgcagcagcaggccgctGCACTCGA GAACAGCTTGATTCGGCAGAATCTGCAGGACATCCGCGCGAAG GCTCTCTTCGAGCGGCGCTCGGTCCTTCTCGACCTGCTTGAGGGCAAATAA
- a CDS encoding hypothetical protein (encoded by transcript BESB_084090) produces the protein MGQEPEGCVQVDEETLFASFSLPLTLQADERREANGLRHGDFLRYRRYCTARLDRLRASLDLRQGRHRYQAKKLPLIIRDERVLLLVQAQAERAWSYGMQLKGENAAAAVSNPRVRAHAIRRLSKALLHAELLEALCNSQTPALFAPPLPCAEKSGKACAAAKKEGDAAPANKKEEIRHGLLARPHALTQEEIASYFASLPCELVPLCDEKTKIEARAYRLSMRAALLQEQERWDQAAETLQELQQAYAHLKRVSSTQDKEQALFKKLLNEVEPQLRLCAFHAGGVASFARAAAAASVSASGGGGAAAAAAGGGAWMARAAKAARSEGPSLAVWRGEEICVSADRPRAGILGATALLESTHFLSNAEVEALAKGGKPAADVEDKLQKLSPDDEDRLVAKYGELSNRFRLCVDLIHAEMLRQPDAPSWLVAEGFCLDVSRCLEVERDVLLLLRFFFGLRRSNEKSQTAGGSRRAHASRGDVGARYASLLQQGVGKMMEEENLDEARRQRMQQWTRSAKDSRALCLAVFDASIGKVAEAYVLSAAVASRTKPLAPHSQLASLDDPQGRLDVFFVALERVVAQLAHRFEARYLAALVREDLKASGAETVETASALAVPAFPVATLRREKVADAQTASAKKLSAHSEMIAAATHYVLPRLEPVPCKPLLFDLAITAYGPPDLKARSEGTGSKRAALRGFVKSLFGR, from the exons ATGGGTCAGGAACCGGAGGGCTGCGTGCAggtcgacgaggagacgctgtTTGCGTCGTTCTCGCTCCCGCtgacgctgcaggcggacgaacgcagagaggcgaatgGCCTCCGGCACGGAGACTTCCTGCGCTACCGACGCTATTGCACCGCGCGCCTCgatcgcctgcgcgcgagctTGGACCTCCGACAGGGACGTCACCGCTACCAGGCCAAAAAACTCCCCCTGATCATCCGCGATGAACG AGTCCTCCTCCTTGtccaggcgcaggcagagcgCGCTTGGAGCTACGGCATGCAGCTGAAAGGCGAAaacgctgctgccgctgtaTCG AATCCGCGTGTGCGGGCGCACGCGATTCGTCGTCTGTCGAAGGCGCTGTTACACGCGGAGTTGCTGGAGGCGCTGTGCAACAGTCAGACGCCTGCGCTCtttgcgcctccgctcccctGCGCAGAGAAGTCAGGCaaggcgtgcgcggctgcgaagaaggagggcgacgctgcgccggcgaatAAGAAGGAAGAGATTCGGCACGGTctgctggcgcggccgcacgcgCTGACGCAGGAGGAGATCGCGAGTTacttcgcctcgctgccctgtGAGCTAGTGCCACTCTGCGACGAGAAAACCAAgatcgaggcgcgcgcgtacCGCCTGagcatgcgcgcggcgctgctgcaggaacAGGAGCGCTGGGAtcaggccgcagagacgcttcaggagctgcagcaggcctATGCGCACCTGAagcgcgtctcctccacgCAGGACAAAGAACAAGCTCTCTTCAAAAAACTCCTCAACGAGGTCGAGCCTCaactccgcctctgcgccttccacgccggcggcgtcgcctccttcgcgcgagcggcggccgcagcctcagTCTCAgcctctggcggcggcggcgcagctgctgcagccgcaggcggcggggcgtggatggcgcgcgcagcgaaggccgcgcggagcgaggggccttctctcgcagtctggcgcggcgaagagatcTGCGTGAGCGCGGatcggccgcgcgcaggcatcctcggcgcgacggcgctgctggagagcACTCACTTCCTCAGCAACGCAGAAGTCGAGGCGCTCGCAAAGGGCGGAAAACCCGCCGCCGACGTCGAGGACAAACTGCAGAAACTCTCGCCCGACGACGAGGATCGACTCGTCGCAAA GTACGGAGAGCTGAGCAATCGTTTCCGCCTCTGTGTCGACTTGATCCACGCGGAAATGCTG aggcagccggACGCGCCCTCGTGGCTCGTTGCGGAAG GTTTTTGTCTCGacgtctcgcgctgcttgGAAGTCGAGCGCGACGTCCTGTTgctccttcgcttcttctttgggctgcggcgaagcaACG aaaAGTCTCAGACCGCGgggggctcgcggcgcgcgcacgcctcccgaggcgacgtcggcgcccgctacgcgtcgctgctgcagcag GGCGTGGGGAAGATGATGGAAGAAGAGAAtctcgacgaggcgcggcggcagcgcatgcaACAGTGGACGCGATCGGCCAAGGACAGCAG GGCGCTCTGTCTCGCCGTCTTTGACGCCTCAATAGGAAAGGTTGCGGAGGCATACG TGCtttccgcggccgtcgcttCGCGGACCAAGCCTTTGGCGCCTCATTCTCAG CTCGCGTCGCTGGACGACCCTCAGGGCCGCCTCGACGTTTTCTTCGTTGCACTCGAG cggGTCGTGGCGCAGCTTGCGCATCGCTTCGAGGCGCGTTatctcgcggcgctcgtcaGGG aaGACCTGAAGGCGTCGGGCGCCGAGACAGTGGAgacggcctccgcgctcgcggtgcCTGCGTTCCCTGTAGCTacgctgcgcagagagaaggtcGCAGACGCCCAGACGGCATCTGCGAAGAAGCTGAGCGCGCACAGCGAG ATGatcgctgcggcgacgcactACGTCTTGCCTCGACTGGAGCCTGTGCCCTGCAAACCGCTGTTGTTTGACCTG GCGATCACGGCGTATGGTCCCCCCGATCTGAAGGCGCGGAGTGAAGGCACCGGCAGCAagcgcgcagctctgcgcggcttcgtgAAGTCCCTGTTTGGCAGGTAG
- a CDS encoding hypothetical protein (encoded by transcript BESB_084100), which produces MAFTRGSQTRACLVGLAWLWIAASLDLPHHEVGLGGDAAATTVVWQGALRSAPGNDFRNAASLKSRGPSFLGVWDENAEPREVSWLETGAVGEGPSPRPERSTDILDSIRKQLGLNRQDSRAVPEAQSKSLSPYEPTLRQDWHLVQQRRSLGRSAPERESASRKPLPASEIPLSAGEVQHLGNIAGAVFSRPTRSTEADVHLHILGTAAPGAPPASFVAIPSHRGRSRSQSPPRRSPSPGPASQQTDPVCFKPQEPGDAIIRYALTSLATELGRHMVEISPNAPANKIVDEIWKENETLTLSSERSGKERQLLRGPVLGAGKYGIVFSARDVTTQEKVVIKLFWYRSNPSSVDLEEIREEAESYNMFDKIKDPQAVQLYLRFLVPSDMLVLPGKGEFLANDSDSSQTPIANLFMVMPQAHSELTSIIEALEEAHVTNTDLALDIRLQLTLASIRLAANLQNQGVVHHDIYTRNVLVMHDGRVLLADFGMATKAAERRTRAAAALSLEQWLSRQYAQDACDTGRMLYRVWCKRSLSYADESSPLSFEGCFRLPQPVEKLIARLLEPSVDERLLAMDAIRTPEFQEIEQTVLQRSRLYAARRQRTFSA; this is translated from the coding sequence ATGGCGTTCACACGTGGATCTCAAACTCGAGCGTGTCTTGTGGGGCTAGCTTGGCTCTGGATTGCGGCAAGCCTGGATCTGCCACACCACGAAGTCGGCTTGGGGGGGGACGCCGCTGCAACTACCGTCGTTTGGCAAGGAGCTTTGCGCAGTGCCCCGGGAAATGACTTCAGAAATGCGGCGTCCTTGAAATCTCGTGGGCCGAGTTTCTTGGGTGTCTGGGATGAGAACGCGGAGCCACGTGAAGTGTCATGGCTCGAGACAGGCGCAGTAGGTGAAGgcccctctccgcggccAGAGCGTTCCACCGATATTCTCGATAGCATTCGAAAACAACTTGGTTTAAACCGGCAAGATTCACGCGCGGTACCCGAAGCTCAGTCGAAGTCTCTTTCCCCCTACGAACCGACGCTGCGGCAAGACTGGCATCTTGTTCAGCAAAGGCGGTCCCTTGGAAGAagcgcgccagagagagagtccGCCTCTCGAAagccgctgcccgcctcaGAGATACCTTTATCAGCTGGCGAAGTGCAGCATCTCGGCAACATCGCGGGGGCTGTGTTTTCACGACCAACGCGTAGTACTGAAGCCGACGTGCATCTTCACATCCTCGGCACCGCCGCCCCCGGTGCACCTCCAGCATCTTTCGTAGCAATACCGTCACACAGAGGGAGAAGCCGATCCCagagtccgccgcggcgatcACCCAGTCCCGGCCCTGCTTCGCAGCAAACTGATCCGGTGTGTTTCAAACCGCAGGAGCCGGGTGACGCCATTATTCGTTACGCACTGACGTCTTTGGCGACAGAGCTCGGCCGCCACATGGTTGAGATTTCACCGAACGCCCCCGCCAACAAAATCGTTGACGAAATCTGGAAAGAGAACGAGACGCTGACGTTGTCCTCGGAGAGGTCTGGGAAGGAAAGACAGCTTCTCAGGGGGCCTGTTCTTGGCGCCGGCAAGTACGGCATTGTATTTTCTGCCAGAGACGTGACGACGCAGGAAAAAGTCGTTATCAAGCTCTTCTGGTACAGGTCCAACCCGAGCTCTGTGGATCTGGAAGAAAttcgagaagaagcagagtcTTATAATATGTTTGACAAAATCAAGGATCCACAGGCCGTTCAACTGTACCTGCGCTTCTTAGTTCCCTCGGATATGCTAGTGCTCCCTGGAAAAGGAGAATTCCTCGCTAACGACTCGGATTCATCGCAGACGCCGATCGCCAATTTGTTCATGGTGATGCCCCAGGCTCATTCTGAACTCACTTCGATCATAGAAGCCCTGGAAGAGGCGCATGTTACAAACACTGATCTTGCCTTGGATATTCGCCTGCAACTCACTTTGGCATCCATAAGGCTTGCAGCCAACTTGCAAAACCAAGGCGTCGTCCATCACGATATATATACCAGGAACGTTCTCGTCATGCATGATGGTCGCGTGCTGCTGGCGGATTTCGGCATGGCGACCAAGGCTGCTGAACGGCGAACcagggcggccgccgccctaAGCCTTGAGCAGTGGCTGAGCCGACAATACGCACAAGATGCCTGCGACACTGGGCGCATGCTGTATAGAGTTTGGTGCAAGAGGTCATTGTCGTATGCAGACGAAAGCTCTCCACTGAGCTTCGAGGGTTGCTTCCGACTGCCTCAGCCTGTTGAGAAATTGATTGCAAGGCTTCTGGAGCCCTCCGTCGATGAACGCCTGCTCGCTATGGACGCCATACGAACCCCGGAATTCCAAGAGATTGAACAAACAGTATTGCAAAGGTCGCGCTTGTACGCGGCTAGGCGACAGCGCACATTCTCAGCATGA